The Castor canadensis chromosome 8, mCasCan1.hap1v2, whole genome shotgun sequence genome contains a region encoding:
- the Miurf gene encoding mitochondrial ribosome and complex I assembly factor AltMIEF1, with the protein MAPGSREAVVSLYRALLRQGRELRYTDRDFYFACIRREFRKNQKLEDPEAREKQLEKGLVFLNSKLGGLI; encoded by the coding sequence ATGGCCCCAGGCAGCAGAGAGGCGGTGGTGAGTCTCTACCGGGCTCTGCTGCGCCAGGGTCGAGAGCTTCGCTACACTGATCGGGATTTCTACTTTGCCTGTATCCGCCGGGAGTTCCGGAAAAATCAGAAGCTTGAGGATCCTGAAGCCCGGGAAAAGCAGCTGGAGAAAGGCCTGGTCTTCCTTAATAGCAAACTAGGAGGATTAATTTAG